The Hevea brasiliensis isolate MT/VB/25A 57/8 chromosome 1, ASM3005281v1, whole genome shotgun sequence genome has a window encoding:
- the LOC110667408 gene encoding uncharacterized protein LOC110667408, with protein sequence MSSLGAQMLSPLESGHRVWEDPSFTKWRKRDPHVTLHCHESVGGSLKYWYERNKVDVLVSKSAVWNDDAVQGALDSAAFWAKDLPFVKSLSGFWKFFLAPSPTKIPMKFYDPAFQDSGWETLPVPSNWQTHGFDRPIYTNVVYPFPLDPPHVPEDNPTGCYRTCFQIPKEWQGRRILLHFEAVDSAFCAWINGVPVGYSQDSRLPAEFEITDYCYPYNSGKNNVLAVQVLRWCDGSYLEDQDHWWLSGIHRDVLLLAKPQVFITDYFFKSNLAENFTSADIQVEVHIDSTREIPKDKIFGNFIIEGALYDTGSWYSSDGSADLLSSKVADIALNPSFDPILGFLGYVLVGKLEKPKLWSAEQPNLYILVLTLKDASGHMVDCESCLVGIRQVSKAPKQLLVNGCPVIIRGVNRHEHHPRVGKTNIESCMVKDLVLMKQNNINAVRNSHYPQHPRWYELCDVFGMYMIDEANIETHGFHLCGHLKHPTSEHSWATAMTDRVIGMVERDKNHACIISWSLGNESSYGPNHSAAAGWVRGKDTSRLLHYEGGGSRTTSTDIICPMYMRVWDIVKIAKDLTEPRPLILCEYSHSMGNSSGNIDEYWEAIDGTFGLQGGFIWDWVDQGLLKESSDGSKHWAYGGDFGDTPNDLNFCLNGLTWPDRTPHPALHEVKYVYQAIKVSLQESTIKITNTHFFETTQGLEFSWAAHGDGYELGSGILSLPLIKPQSSYDIEWELGPWHPMWASSSAGEIFLTITAKLLHSTRWVEAGHVISSTQVQLPPRNQITPYVIKATDATLSTETIDDTVRVSQQKFWEITFNIQTGTIESWKVEGVPVMNKGISPCFWRAPTDNDKGGDENSYYSRWKAARIDNLKFETRSCTIQNTTDHLVKMEVVYVGIPGDEDSSSAQNALFKVDMIYTIFGSGDLVIECSVTPSSDLPPLPRVGVEFSLEKSMAQIKWYGRGPFECYPDRKAAAHVGIYEKNVRDMHVPYIVPGECSGRADIRWVTFQDKDGIGIFASTYGSSPPMQMSASYYSKAELDRARHNKDLQGNDIEVHLDHKHMGVGGDDSWTPSVHDKYLVPAVPYSFSIRLCPITAATTGLQIYESQIQN encoded by the exons ATGTCATCTCTCGGCGCACAAATGCTGTCTCCATTGGAAAGTGGACACAGGGTTTGGGAGGATCCGTCATTTACAAAGTGGAGAAAGAGAGATCCTCATGTCACTTTACACTGCCATGAATCTGTTGGAG GATCTCTTAAATACTGGTACGAGCGAAATAAAGTGGATGTTTTGGTATCCAAGTCTGCTGTTTGGAATGATGACGCTGTTCAAGGAGCTCTTGATTCTGCTGCTTTTTGGGCTAAGGACTTGCCTTTTGTCAAGTCTTTGTCTGGGTTTTGGAAATTTTTTTTGGCTCCAAGCCCTACCAAAATTCCTATGAAATTTTATGACCCGGCATTTCAGGACTCTGGGTGGGAAACTTTGCCAG TTCCTTCAAATTGGCAGACACATGGGTTTGATCGTCCCATTTATACCAATGTGGTATATCCATTTCCACTTGATCCTCCACACGTTCCTGAGGATAATCCTACTGGCTGCTATAGAACATGCTTCCAAATTCCTAAAGAATGGCAGG GTCGTAGGATTTTACTGCACTTTGAAGCTGTTGATTCTGCATTTTGTGCTTGGATAAATGGTGTGCCTGTGGGATATAG TCAGGATAGTAGGCTACCTGCAGAGTTTGAAATCACAGATTACTGTTATCCATATAATTCCGGCAAAAATAATGTTCTGGCTGTTCAAGTTCTAAGATGGTGTGATGGGTCTTACCTTGAAGATCAAGATCATTGGTGGTTATCTGGTATCCATCGTGATGTGCTGCTTCTTGCCAAGCCACAG GTATTTATCACAGACTACTTTTTCAAGTCAAACCTGGCTGAAAATTTTACTTCTGCAGACATACAG GTTGAAGTGCATATAGATAGCACCCGAGAAATACCTAAAGACAAAATTTTTGGCAACTTCATCATAGAAGGTGCATTATATGACACTGGAAGCTGGTACAGTAGTGATGGATCTGCTGATCTTCTTTCCTCGAAGGTGGCTGACATAGCACTTAATCCCTCCTTTGATCCAATTCTGGGATTTCTTGGTTATGTGCTAGTGGGGAAACTAGAAAAGCCGAAGCTTTGGTCTGCAGAGCAA CCGAACCTTTACATTCTTGTTCTCACCCTCAAAGATGCATCTGGGCATATGGTTGACTGTGAATCATGCCTAGTAGGCATAAGACAGGTGTCAAAGGCACCTAAACAGCTGCTTGTTAATGGTTGTCCAGTTATAATAAGAGGAGTGAACAGACATGAGCATCATCCACGTGTTGGGAAGACAAACATAGAGTCCTGCATGGTGAAG GATCTGGTTTTAATGAAGCAAAACAACATCAATGCTGTTAGAAACAGTCATTACCCCCAGCATCCCCGTTGGTATGAGTTGTGTGATGTTTTTGGCATGTACATGATAGATGAAGCCAACATTGAGACACATGGTTTTCATCTTTGTGGGCATCTAAAGCATCCTACTTCAGAACATAGTTGGGCTACTGCAATGACTGATCGTGTGATAGGGATGGTGGAGAGAGATAAAAATCATGCATGCATAATTTCTTGGTCTTTAGGAAATGAGTCCTCATATGGACCTAATCATTCTGCTGCAGCAG GTTGGGTTCGTGGAAAGGATACCTCTCGGTTATTGCACTATGAAGGTGGTGGATCCAGAACTACATCTACAGACATCATATGCCCCATGTATATGCGTGTCTGGGACATAGTGAAGATTGCAAAAGATCTGACAGAACCACGTCCTTTAATATTGTGCGA GTATTCACATTCAATGGGAAACAGCAGTGGAAATATAGATGAATATTGGGAAGCAATTGATGGCACATTTGGTCTCCAAGGAGGCTTCATCTGGGATTGGGTTGACCAG GGGTTGTTGAAGGAAAGCTCAGATGGTAGTAAGCATTGGGCTTATGGAGGTGACTTTGGGGATACCCCTAATGATTTGAACTTCTGTCTGAATGGTCTTACATGGCCGGATAGAACTCCGCATCCTGCCTTGCATG AAGTCAAGTATGTGTACCAAGCAATCAAGGTTTCCCTCCAGGAAAGCACAATTAAG ATAACCAACACTCACTTTTTTGAAACAACCCAAGGACTGGAGTTTAGCTGGGCTGCCCATGGTGATGGATATGAACTTGGTTCAGGAATTCTATCACTTCCACTTATAAAACCCCAGAGCAGTTATGATATAGAATGGGAGTTGGGCCCATGGCATCCTATGTGGGCTTCATCTTCTGCTGGAGAAATTTTTTTAACAATCACTGCTAAGCTTTTGCATTCAACACGCTGGGTTGAGGCTGGTCATGTTATCTCCTCTACACAAGTGCAGTTGCCTCCGAGAAATCAGATAACCCCTTAT GTTATTAAAGCTACAGATGCTACATTGTCTACTGAAACTATTGATGATACAGTTAGAGTCAGCCAGCAGAAATTTTGGGAGATAACGTTTAATATTCAAACAGGAACTATTGAAAGCTGGAAG GTTGAAGGAGTCCCTGTTATGAATAAAGGCATATCCCCATGCTTCTGGCGAGCACCTACGGATAATGATAAAGGAGGAGATGAAAATAGCTATTACTCCAGATGGAAAGCGGCTCGCATTGATAACCTTAAATTTGAAACAAGAAGCTGTACCATACAGAATACAACTGATCATCTTGTGAAAATGGAGGTGGTTTATGTTGGTATCCCAGGGGATGAGGATAGTTCCTCTGCTCAAAATGCTTTATTCAAAGTAGATATGATATacacaatttttggttctggggACTTGGTTATTGAGTGCAGTGTCACTCCAAGCTCTGATCTTCCTCCTTTGCCACGTGTGGGAGTTGAATTCAGCTTGGAAAAATCAATGGCCCAGATTAAATGGTATGGAAGAGGGCCATTTGAGTGTTATCCAGATAGGAAAGCAGCAGCCCATGTTGGGATCTATGAGAAGAATGTGCGTGACATGCATGTTCCTTATATTGTTCCTGGGGAATGTTCTGGTAGGGCAGATATTAGATGGGTGACATTTCAGGACAAGGATGGAATAGGAATTTTTGCTTCAACATATGGTAGCTCTCCACCTATGCAAATGAGTGCAAGTTACTATTCCAAAGCGGAGCTTGACCGGGCAAGACATAATAAAGACCTTCAAGGAAACGACATTGAG GTTCATCTGGATCACAAACATATGGGTGTAGGTGGAGATGATAGCTGGACGCCTAGTGTCCATGACAAGTATCTGGTTCCTGCAGTACCATACTCCTTCTCTATCAGGTTATGTCCAATAACTGCGGCCACCACTGGCCTGCAGATCTACGAATCCCAAATTCAAAACTAG
- the LOC110667410 gene encoding DNA-directed RNA polymerase V subunit 1 codes for MEDNVQSTILEGEIVGIRFGLATHKEISTASVSDCPISHSSQLTNPFLGLPLEFGKCESCGTSEPGKCEGHFGYIELPIPIYHPSHVSELKRLLSLLCLKCLKMKTNKFQVKSNGVAERLFSCCEEASQISIKEIKTTDGAFFLKLKLPSRMRLRDGFWNFLERYGFRYGDDITRTLLPCEVMEMLRRIPQETRKKLARKGYFPQDGYIMRYIPVPPNCLSVPDISDGVSVMSSDLSISMLKKVLKQVEIIKSSRSGPANFESHEVEAVDLQSAVDQYLQVRGTARASRDIEARFGVHRESNDSSTKAWLEKMRTLFIRKGSGFSSRSVITGDAYKRVNEIGIPFEIAQRITFEERVNVHNIKYLQELVDNKLCLTYKDGSSTYSLREGSKGHTFLRPGQIVHRRIMDGDTVFINRPPTTHKHSLQALSVYVHDDHSVKINPLICGPLSADFDGDCIHLFYPQSLAAKAEVLELFSVEKQLLSSHSGNLNLQLTSDSLLSLKTMFKAYFLDKAAAQQLALFVSSSLPQPALWKVHSGPFWTAPQILQTALPSQFDCNGERYWISKGDIVKVDFSRDIVQAVINEVVISIFFEKGPDAVFKFFNSLQPLLMENLFSEGFSVGLEDFYISRASIESIHRDLNVISPLLGHLRSSYNELLELQLENHIRHAKLPAADFILRSSSLGDLIDYKSDSAMTKLVQQIGFLGLQISDRGKFYSKTLVEDMASHFESKYPSDLVDYPSAQYGLIQSCFFHGLDPYEEMVHSISTREVIVRSSRGLSEPGTLFKNLMAILRDVVICYDGTVRNVCSNSIIQFEYGVNSGIKAQSLFPAGEPVGVLAATAMSNPAYKAVLDSTPSSNSSWELMKEILLCRVNFKNDLTDRRVILYFNDCDCGRSYCQEKAAYLVKNHLGRVILKDIAECFMIEYKRRQTIADASLVGHIHLKKKKLQELNVGMEVILQKCKETIASFRKKKKLAPLFKRIEVSFSECCSFQQSCADEWSSMPCLMFFWLDHDIHLENISNIFSDVVCPVLLETIIKGDHRISSANIIWVSPDTTTWIRNPSRTQKGELALDVVIEKSAVKQSGDAWRIVLDSCLPVLHLIDTTRSIPYAIKQVQELLGVSCAFDQAVQRLSTSVTMVAKGVLKEHLILLANSMTCGGNLVGFNSGGYKSLSRSLDIQVPFTEATLFTPRKCFERAAEKCHVDTLSSIVASCSWGKCVAVGTGSRFDLLWDQKEACLNQEGRIDVYEFLNMVRSGADGEESVTACLGAEVDDLMLEDEIDWNLSPENNFGSDKPSFEETDEFQEKPWSSWGSDIAETENALSTKAQEQSDKSSGWDTAATWQKNANEKTKNNNDETNPWSGWGTRKMEASDLPAMKVQKKSDLSSSWDTAAAWKTTVSGSTEKNGAEANSWSGWGMRKTESPDAPAMKPQEEIGRPSDWDDGATWEKRAEDDVQLENHSTTVLKSNALSGWGAEKARMQDTISTHQEEFAGSSGWNAGTSWGKGGKDSEKTNESNTSNSNSWSGWDNEVPENQLISGRVSSTAEDWSKDKHPTQAVQHLESHVNSSSWGKPKSPEVSRGWDSPKESVRARSSQGWGLPDSGAAKSPEVSHGWGTPKESVEAGSSHDWGLPDSESAKSPEVSHGWGLSKESIKAASSQGWGLQTSGVAKSSEVSHGWGAPKESVKAGSSQDWGLPDSESARSPEVSQGWGLPKESVKAASSQGWGLQTSGASPEVSQGWTSPKESDKAANSQGWGLPNSRASPEVSQGWGSAKESVKAASSQGWGLPDSEASNGSDRQQQWGQQSGEFKKKRAEGSRGWGSKSGDWKGKNRPAKSPGNVHDDSSMSGMFTATRQRLDVFTSQEQDILSEIEPLMRSIRRIIHLSGYNDGDPLSAADQSYVLDNVFNYHPDKVAKMGAGIDHVTVSKHSSFQESRCFYVVSTDGSKQDFSYRKCLENFIKGKYPDLAEEFIDKYFTKPRARSNRQQQNSVSERTGDENQQQNPESGRTLDDKQQQNPASERTLDDNQPQNPIVEGNAE; via the exons ATGGAGGACAATGTTCAATCTACCATTTTGGAGGGGGAGATAGTTGGAATCAGATTTGGTTTGGCAACTCATAAGGAAATA TCTACGGCTTCTGTTAGTGACTGCCCTATAAGCCATTCTAGTCAGCTTACAAATCCATTCCTTGGCTTGCCGCTTGAATTTGGTAAATGTGAGTCTTGTGGCACATCTGAACCTGGAAAATGTGAAG GTCACTTTGGTTATATTGAATTGCCAATACCAATATATCATCCAAGTCATGTTAGCGAATTGAAGCGGTTGTTAAGCTTATTATGCTTAAAGTgcttgaaaatgaaaacaaacaaG TTTCAGGTTAAGAGCAATGGTGTGGCTGAACGGTTGTTTTCATGTTGTGAG GAGGCTTCTcaaatttctattaaagagattAAAACAACGGATGGTgctttttttttgaaattgaagCTACCATCTAGGATGAGATTGAGAGATGGTTTTTGGAATTTCTTAGAAAGATATGGTTTTCGCTATGGTGATGACATTACTCGAACGTTGCTTCCTTGTGAG GTGATGGAAATGCTTAGGAGAATTCCACAAGAGACTAGAAAAAAACTTGCTAGAAAAGGGTATTTTCCGCAGGATGGTTATATCATGCGATATATACCAGTTCCACCAAACTGTTTGTCAGTTCCAGACATTTCTGATGGTGTTAGTGTCATGTCCTCT GATCTTTCTATATCCATGCTTAAGAAAGTTCTTAAGCAAGTTGAGATAATCAAAAGCTCACGATCTGGTCCAGCAAACTTTGAATCCCATGAAGTTGAAGCCGTTGATTTGCAGTCAGCAGTCGATCAATATCTTCAAGTTAGGGGTACTGCAAGAGCATCTCGGGATATTGAAGCAAGATTTGGGGTACACAGGGAGTCCAATGATTCCTCAACCAAAGCATGGCTTGAGAAAATGAGGACTTTGTTCATCAGAAAGGGTTCTGGATTCTCTTCGCGCAGTGTGATTACAGGTGATGCATACAAACGTGTGAATGAGATTGGGATCCCTTTTGAAATTGCTCAGAGAATCACGTTTGAGGAGAGGGTTAATGTGCACAACATCAAATATCTTCAAGAGCTTGTGGACAACAAGTTGTGCTTGACATACAAGGATGGATCTTCCACTTATTCACTCAGAGAAGGTTCCAAGGGACACACATTTCTTCGTCCAGGTCAGATTGTCCATCGGCGAATAATGGATGGAGATACAGTCTTCATCAATAGACCCCCGACAACACACAAGCATTCTTTGCAAGCACTGTCTGTTTATGTGCACGATGATCACTCTGTGAAGATCAATCCTCTTATTTGTGGGCCGTTAAGTGCTGATTTTGATGGTGATTGCATTCATCTATTCTATCCTCAGTCCCTTGCTGCGAAAGCAGAAGTCTTGGAATTGTTTTCAGTTGAGAAACAGTTGCTTAGCTCTCATAGTGGCAATCTGAATTTGCAATTGACCTCAGATTCTCTTTTATCGTTGAAGACCATGTTTAAGGCATACTTCTTGGACAAAGCAGCCGCTCAGCAATTAGCTTTGTTTGTATCATCTTCTTTGCCACAGCCTGCCTTATGGAAAGTTCACTCTGGCCCATTTTGGACTGCTCCACAGATACTACAGACTGCTTTGCCTTCTCAGTTTGACTGCAATGGGGAAAGATACTGGATCAGTAAAGGGGACATTGTAAAGGTTGATTTTAGTAGGGATATCGTGCAGGCTGTTATTAATGAAGTTGTGATCTCTATCTTTTTTGAGAAAGGTCCTGATGCTGTTTTCAAGTTCTTCAACTCTCTGCAGCCTTTGTTAATGGAAAATCTGTTTTCTGAAGGTTTTAGTGTTGGCTTGGAGGACTTCTACATATCTAGGGCTTCCATAGAGAGTATTCATAGAGATTTGAATGTTATTTCTCCTTTGCTTGGTCACTTAAGATCAAGCTACAATGAGCTGTTGGAGTTGCAATTGGAAAATCACATCCGGCATGCTAAACTACCAGCTGCAGATTTTATTTTAAGGTCTTCTTCCCTGGGTGATTTAATTGACTATAAGAGCGATTCAGCCATGACCAAATTAGTCCAACAGATTGGCTTCTTGGGCCTGCAAATTTCAGATAGGGGGAAGTTCTATTCTAAAACATTGGTTGAAGACATGGCTTCTCATTTTGAGAGCAAATATCCTTCTGATTTAGTTGATTATCCATCTGCACAGTATGGGTTGATTCAAAGCTGTTTTTTTCATGGGTTAGATCCGTATGAAGAGATGGTCCATTCAATATCTACAAGAGAGGTTATTGTTCGCTCATCGAGAGGATTATCTGAACCTGGGACTTTATTCAAGAACTTGATGGCTATCCTTAGAGATGTGGTTATTTGTTATGATGGAACTGTGAGGAATGTATGCAGCAATTCAATCATCCAGTTCGAGTATGGAGTAAATTCTGGAATTAAGGCACAGAGTTTATTCCCTGCGGGTGAACCTGTGGGTGTGTTAGCTGCAACTGCTATGTCCAATCCTGCATACAAAGCAGTTCTTGATTCCACTCCAAGTAGCAACTCCTCATGGGAGTTGATGAAG gaaatacttctttgCAGAGTTAACTTCAAGAATGATCTTACTGATCGCCGCGTCATTTTGTATTTTAATGATTGTGATTGTGGGAGAAGTTACTGTCAGGAAAAAGCGGCCTACTTGGTGAAGAATCATTTGGGGAGAGTCATTCTTAAAGACATTGCAGAGTGTTTTATGATCGA ATACAAGAGGCGGCAAACAATAGCAGATGCCAGTCTCGTTGGCCATATTCATCTCAAAAAG aagaagttgcaagaattgaatgtgggtATGGAAGTTATTCTTCAAAAGTGCAAAGAGACGATCGCTTCATTTCGAAAGAAGAAAAAGCTTGCTCCTTTATTTAAAAGGATAGAGGTGTCTTTCAG CGAATGTTGCTCTTTCCAGCAATCTTGTGCTGATGAGTGGTCCAGCATGCCGTGCTTGATGTTCTTTTGGCTAGACCATGATATTCATTTGGAGAACATTTCAAATATCTTCTCTGATGTAGTTTGTCCAGTCTTGTTGGAGACAATCATCAAAG GTGATCATCGAATTTCCTCTGCAAACATTATTTGGGTTAGTCCAGATACAACAACTTGGATAAGAAATCCTTCCAGGACTCAGAAGGGGGAACTGGCCCTGGATGTTGTTATTGAGAAATCAGCTGTTAAACAGAGTGGTGATGCATGGAGAATTGTCCTAGATTCCTGCCTTCCTGTTCTTCATTTGATTGATACCACACGTTCTATACCATATGCGATTAAACAAGTTCAGGAATTGTTGGGAGTTTCTTGTGCATTTGATCAAGCAGTTCAG CGCCTCTCAACCTCAGTAACAATGGTGGCAAAAGGTGTGCTCAAGGAGCACCTCATTCTCCTGGCAAACAGCATGACATGTGGTGGAAATTTGGTTGGCTTCAATTCTGGTGGCTACAAATCACTATCTCGCTCATTGGATATCCAAGTACCATTTACTGAGGCAACACTCTTT ACCCCAAGAAAATGTTTTGAGAGAGCTGCAGAGAAGTGTCATGTGGATACTTTATCGAGCATAGTTGCTTCTTGTTCGTGGGGTAAGTGTGTGGCAGTTGGTACAGGATCACGATTTGATTTGCTTTGGGACCAGAAGGAG GCCTGTTTGAATCAAGAGGGTAGAATAGatgtttatgaatttttaaatatggTGAGAAGTGGTGCAGATGGAGAAGAATCAGTCACTGCCTGTTTAGGTGCAGAAGTTGATGATCTTATGTTGGAGGATGAAATTGACTGGAACTTGTCTCCAGAGAACAATTTTGGTTCTGATAAGCCCAGCTTTGAAGAAACTGATGAATTTCAAGAAAAGCCCTGGTCTAGCTGGGGAAGTGATATAGCTGAAACAGAAAATGCACTCTCCACAAAAGCCCAGGAGCAATCTGACAAGTCCAGCGGTTGGGATACTGCAGCTACTTGGCAGAAAAATGCAAATGAAAAGACAAAAAATAACAACGATGAGACAAACCCATGGTCTGGTTGGGGAACAAGGAAAATGGAAGCATCTGATCTCCCTGCTATGAAAGTGCAAAAAAAATCTGACCTGTCCAGCAGTTGGGATACTGCAGCTGCTTGGAAGACAACTGTCAGTGGAAGTACTGAGAAAAATGGAGCTGAGGCAAACTCTTGGTCTGGTTGGGGAATGAGGAAAACTGAATCACCTGATGCCCCTGCAATGAAACCTCAAGAAGAAATTGGGAGGCCCAGTGATTGGGATGATGGTGCTACCTGGGAGAAAAGGGCTGAAGATGATGTTCAGTTGGAGAATCATAGCACAACTGTGTTGAAGTCAAATGCATTGTCTGGTTGGGGTGCAGAGAAAGCTAGAATGCAAGATACCATCTCTACACATCAAGAAGAATTTGCAGGTTCCAGTGGGTGGAACGCTGGTACTTCCTGGGGGAAGGGGGGTAAAGATAGTGAGAAAACAAATGAGTCAAATACATCAAATTCAAATTCTTGGTCTGGGTGGGATAACGAGGTACCTGAGAATCAGTTGATATCTGGTAGGGTTTCTTCAACTGCTGAAGACTGGAGTAAGGACAAACATCCAACTCAAGCAGTTCAACATTTGGAATCACATGTCAACAGTAGCAGTTGGGGGAAACCCAAGTCACCTGAAGTTTCACGTGGCTGGGACTCACCAAAAGAGTCTGTTAGAGCAAGAAGTTCCCAAGGTTGGGGCCTGCCAGATTCAGGAGCAGCCAAGTCACCTGAAGTTTCACATGGCTGGGGCACGCCAAAGGAATCTGTTGAAGCTGGAAGTTCCCATGATTGGGGCCTGCCAGATTCAGAATCAGCCAAGTCACCTGAAGTTTCTCACGGCTGGGGCTTGTCCAAAGAGTCTATTAAAGCAGCAAGTTCCCAGGGATGGGGACTGCAAACTTCAGGAGTGGCCAAGTCATCTGAAGTTTCACATGGCTGGGGCGCGCCAAAAGAATCTGTTAAAGCAGGAAGTTCCCAGGACTGGGGTCTGCCAGATTCAGAATCAGCCAGGTCACCTGAAGTTTCACAAGGCTGGGGCTTGCCCAAAGAGTCTGTTAAAGCAGCAAGCTCCCAGGGATGGGGACTGCAAACTTCAGGAGCTAGCCCTGAAGTTTCGCAAGGCTGGACCTCGCCCAAAGAGTCTGATAAAGCTGCAAATTCCCAGGGTTGGGGCCTGCCAAATTCCAGAGCCAGCCCAGAAGTTTCACAAGGCTGGGGCTCAGCCAAAGAGTCTGTAAAAGCAGCAAGTTCCCAGGGTTGGGGCTTACCAGATTCAGAAGCCAGCAATGGGAGTGATAGGCAACAGCAATGGGGACAACAAAGTGGAGAATTTAAGAAAAAAAGAGCTGAAGGATCAAGAGGTTGGGGTTCAAAAAGTGGAGACTGGAAAGGCAAGAACCGCCCTGCCAAGTCACCCGGAAATGTCCATGATGATTCTAGTATGAGTGGGATGTTTACAGCAACCAGACAGAGGTTGGATGTGTTTACTTCTCAAGAGCAGGATATTCTCTCTGAAATTGAGCCATTAATGCGGTCTATCAGAAGAATAATACATCTATCTGG GTACAATGATGGGGATCCACTGTCTGCTGCTGACCAGTCATATGTACTTGATAATGTCTTCAACTATCATCCAGATAAAGTGGCAAAGATGGGTGCCGGCATTGATCATGTCACA GTTAGCAAGCACAGCAGTTTCCAGGAAAGCAGGTGCTTCTATGTCGTTTCAACTGATGGTAGCAAACAGGATTTTTCCTACCGTAAATGCCTAGAGAACTTCATCAAGGGGAAGTATCCTGACTTGGCTGAGGAATTCATAGATAAATATTTCACTAAACCTCGTGCCAGAAGCAACCGCCAGCAGCAAAACTCTGTTTCAGAGAGGACTGGGGATGAAAACCAGCAACAAAACCCTGAATCAGGGAGAACTCTTGATGACAAACAGCAGCAAAACCCTGCATCAGAGAGAACTCTGGATGACAACCAGCCGCAAAACCCCATTGTGGAGGGAAATGCAGAATGA